In one window of Primulina tabacum isolate GXHZ01 chromosome 8, ASM2559414v2, whole genome shotgun sequence DNA:
- the LOC142552674 gene encoding transcription factor MYB78-like → MSKSSVIGSDLYENGSEIRRGPWTLEEDNLLIQYVTCHGEGSWNSLAKCAGLKRTGKSCRLRWLNYLKPDIKRGNLTPHEQLLILELHSEMGNRWSKIAQHLPGRTDNEIKNYWRTRVQKQARQLKVDSNSKKFVEAIRKFWKPRLLEKMKQESSDQTSSSSSISSFETQVFTAPSPVLNQALHSLHPKPKNLVNINSEHGDFAEDLRSSGIQVARAYSVIDDDCYYVDLPSYGMMPEMGSQEISLPECHAEGVNWFGDELGRCTFWETDELWQFRKIGV, encoded by the exons ATGAGTAAAAGTAGCGTTATAGGAAGCGATTTGTATGAAAATGGAAGTGAGATAAGAAGAGGGCCGTGGACTCTTGAAGAAGACAATCTTCTTATTCAATACGTGACTTGCCATGGTGAAGGCAGTTGGAATTCCTTAGCCAAATGTGCag gtttgAAGAGAACAGGGAAGAGTTGCAGATTGAGGTGGCTGAATTATCTGAAGCCTGATATTAAGCGTGGAAACCTCACCCCACATGAACAGCTCTTGATTCTTGAGCTCCATTCAGAAATGGGAAACag ATGGTCCAAAATTGCACAGCATTTGCCAGGAAGAACGGATAACGAAATAAAAAATTACTGGAGAACGAGGGTACAAAAGCAGGCACGACAACTGAAGGTCGATTCCAACAGCAAGAAATTTGTCGAAGCAATTCGCAAGTTTTGGAAACCAAGATTACTAGAAAAAATGAAACAAGAATCATCAGATcaaacttcttcttcttcttcaatctCCAGCTTTGAAACTCAAGTATTTACAGCCCCTTCACCAGTTCTTAACCAGGCCCTCCACTCTCTACATCCAAAACCAAAAAACCTTGTAAATATTAACTCAGAACATGGTGATTTTGCTGAAGATCTAAGAAGTAGTGGCATTCAAGTTGCCCGTGCATATTCTGTAATCGACGATGATTGTTACTATGTCGATCTTCCTAGTTATGGAATGATGCCGGAGATGGGTTCCCAGGAAATTTCCTTGCCCGAATGCCACGCGGAGGGTGTTAATTGGTTCGGAGATGAGTTGGGAAGGTGTACTTTTTGGGAAACCGATGAGTTGTGGCAATTTAGAAAGATTGGTGTTTAG
- the LOC142552675 gene encoding uncharacterized protein LOC142552675 — protein sequence MATNTERSNKAALHNFTMPCDLRWGNQRFLRCMKVNSDGQISPLRRFTTTTTGAYSSHHHHHRSISIQHRHAATRDREKRESSADGSRKVGSTPPPTDHGIAAVREKVMLDLQTAADKMKDAIFKEGLEEGMATVAVSPPPPLAAFATPPSAAVEFPHGETHRPWSLRTRRAACKTTPLNGFSSGRNGCGGFARSDCGGGKALTVDASMPISGFSPVSAAATDKSPLPRSGGEKKDREKFSVALSKRAIEEDFLTMVNHRPPRRPKKRAKFIQKQLDTLFPGLWLTEVTADMYKVTEPAP from the exons ATGGCTACGAATACAGAAAGATCGAACAAGGCGGCGTTGCACAATTTCACGATGCCTTGCGACCTGCGGTGGGGCAATCAGAGGTTCCTCCGCTGCATGAAAGTGAACTCCGATGGTCAAATCTCACCCCTACGCCGCTTCACCACCACAACCACCGGTGCTTATTcttctcatcatcatcatcaccgTTCAATTTCAATCCAACACCGCCACGCCGCAACCAGAGACAGAGAGAAAAGAGAATCCTCTGCTGATGGATCCCGCAAAGTGGGCTCCACCCCTCCGCCTACCGATCATGGGATCGCTGCCGTTAGAGAGAAGGTTATGCTCGATCTTCAAACAGCGGCTGACAAGATGAAAGACGCGATTTTTAAGGAGGGTCTGGAGGAGGGCATGGCTACGGTCGCTGTTTCTCCACCGCCGCCGCTCGCTGCTTTTGCGACGCCGCCTTCGGCGGCGGTGGAGTTTCCTCACGGCGAGACCCATAGACCGTGGAGTTTGAGGACGAGGCGAGCCGCGTGTAAAACAACGCCGTTGAATGGGTTTTCATCCGGTAGAAACGGTTGTGGTGGTTTCGCCAGAAGTGACTGCGGCGGCGGGAAGGCGTTGACGGTGGATGCGAGTATGCCCATTTCGGGATTCTCTCCGGTGTCGGCAGCGGCGACGGACAAATCTCCTCTACCGAGGAGTGGCGGCGAGAAGAAAGACCGGGAGAAATTCTCGGTTGCGCTTTCAAAGAGAGCGATCGAAGAAGACTTCTTGACAATGGTTAACCACCGGCCCCCGCGCAGGCCCAAGAAAAGAGCTAAATTTATTCAGAAACAGTTGGAT ACACTATTTCCAGGATTGTGGTTGACAGAAGTTACAGCAGATATGTACAAGGTTACAGAACCAGCTCCGTAA
- the LOC142552676 gene encoding chaperone protein dnaJ 15-like encodes MGGSKKEGPSAPALRKDPYEVLCVSRDASDQEIKTAYRKLALKYHPDKNTNNPEASEHFKEVAYSYSILSDPEKKRQYDKSGFEALDTEGMDMEIDLSNLGTVNTMFAALFSKLGVPIKTTVSANVLEEALNGTVTVKPLPIGSSVSSKVEKQCAHFYSVSIDDEQAEAGIVVRVTSASQSKFKLLYFEQDANGGYGLALQEDSEKTGKNTSAGMYFLHFQVYRMDSTINALAMAKDPEAAFFKRLDGLQPCEVSELKAGTHIFAVYGDNFFKPASYIIEALCAKSYEDTTHNLKDVEAQILRKRNELRQFEAEYRKALAQFQEVTNRYSQEKQSVDELLKQRDGIHAAFTTARSVSLSSGSGHFSNGSSSKFLVDDYKSESPGEEGSSDSKDKSSKKKWFSLNLKGSDKKL; translated from the exons ATGGGGGGTTCAAAAAAGGAGGGGCCGTCCGCACCTGCACTCAGAAAGGACCCATACGAGGTACTTTGCGTGTCAAGGGATGCATCTGATCAGGAGATTAAGACTGCTTATAGAAAGCTTGCTCTCAA GTATCATCCAGACAAGAATACCAACAATCCTGAAGCTTCGGAACACTTCAAGGAAGTTGCATATTCATACAGCATCTTATCTGATCCAGAGAAGAAGAGGCAGTATGATAAGTCAGGTTTTGAG GCCCTTGACACTGAGGGAATGGATATGGAGATTGATTTGTCCAACCTTGGAACTGTGAACACGATGTTTGCAGCTTTATTCAG CAAGCTCGGTGTCCCTATCAAGACAACAGTATCTGCTAATGTTCTTGAAGAGGCTTTGAATGGCACTGTAACGGTTAAACCACTTCCAATTGGAAGTTCAGTCAGCAGCAAA GTAGAAAAGCAGTGTGCTCACTTCTATAGTGTAAGCATTGATGACGAACAAGCAGAGGCTGGAATTGTAGTTAGAGTGACTTCAGCATCTCAAAGTAAATTTAAG CTTTTATATTTTGAACAAGATGCAAATGGGGGATATGGGTTGGCCTTGCag GAAGATAGTGAGAAGACAGGCAAGAATACTTCAGCTGGAATGTATTTCCTGCATTTCCAGGTGTACAGAATGGATTCGACTATAAATGCG TTGGCAATGGCTAAGGATCCAGAAGCTGCTTTCTTTAAAAGGCTTGATGGACTTCAGCCTTGTGAGGTCTCAGAACTAAAAGCTGGCACTCACATATTCGCTGTTTATG GAGATAATTTCTTTAAACCTGCTTCCTACATAATTGAGGCTCTATGTGCAAAGTCATATGAGGATACAACTCATAACCTCAAGGATGTTGAAGCTCAGATTTTGAGAAAGAGAAATGAGCTGCGCCAATTTGAGGCAGAATATAGGAAG GCATTGGCACAATTCCAAGAAGTCACCAATAGATATAGCCAGGAAAAGCAATCT GTTGACGAGCTGCTAAAACAGCGAGATGGCATCCATGCAGCTTTTACCACAGCGAGATCTGTTTCCTTatctagtgggagtgggcatttTAGTAATGGAAGCAGCAGTAAATTTCTAGTTGATGATTATAAATCCGAGAGTCCCGGGGAAGAGGGAAGTTCAGATTCAAAGGACAAATCTTCGAAGAAGAAATGGTTCAGTCTTAACCTAAAGGGATCCGATAAAAAGTTATGA
- the LOC142552679 gene encoding non-specific lipid-transfer protein 2-like, producing MKTKVAYLAVCAAVLGLLLARVEVTSAVTCNPLQLSPCASAIASSATPSRLCCAKIKEQRPCLCQYMKNPNLQKFIKSPGAKKVSKICRTPFPRC from the coding sequence ATGAAAACCAAAGTAGCATACCTTGCAGTGTGTGCAGCAGTACTTGGGCTACTGCTTGCAAGAGTTGAGGTTACAAGTGCAGTGACTTGCAACCCCCTGCAGCTCAGCCCATGCGCAAGTGCAATCGCGTCTTCTGCCACTCCAAGCCGCTTATGCTGCGCCAAGATAAAGGAACAGAGGCCTTGCCTCTGCCAGTACATGAAAAATCCCAACCTCCAGAAGTTTATCAAGTCCCCCGGCGCGAAAAAGGTGTCCAAAATATGCCGCACACCATTTCCCAgatgctaa